A segment of the Asinibacterium sp. OR53 genome:
AGTGGCGCTTACGTTAACCTGGAGCAATCCCAAATATTCAGTAGACTCTTCAACGGTTAAATACATTGTTGAGATCGATTCCAGCGGAAGGAATTTCTCCAAATCAGTGAGCCGTATCATCAGCGGATCACTGACCACTTCCTTCACTGCAAAAGACCTGAATGCGATTTTGTTGGGATATGGTTTCTCTTTTGGTGTGGCCTATGATATGGATATCCGAATCACTTCTTCTTACGCCAACAACAACGAATTACTGCGATCCAATGTGATCAAAGTAAAAATGACGCCCTACAAAATACCGCCGAAAGTTACTCCCCCCGCTTCCGGCAGGTTATTCATTGTAGGTAGTGCTACTGCCGGTGGTTGGAACAACCCCGTTCCAGCCCCGACGCAGGAGTTCACTAAAATTGATTCGGTTACTTACGGAGGTATTTTCAACCTGACAGGTGGTAATGAATATTTGCTGTTGCCGGTGAATGGCGATTGGAGCCACAAATTTTCCGTGGCAGATAAGACAGTGGCAGGCCTGAATGCAGGCGGCAGCTTCGGTGCCGACCTGAATGATAATATCCCCGGACCGGCTACTTCCGGCATGTATAAGATTATTGTGGATTTCCAGGCAGGTAAATTCACCGTTACACCTTACACCGGTGTATTGCCCGCTAATCTATTTATTGTGGGTGATGCTACTCCGGGAGGATGGAACAACCCGGTGCCGGTGCCTGGTCAGCAGTTCGCGCAGGTGAACTCCACCCAATTCGAACTGACCCTGTCCCTGACAGGAGGAAAGCAATACCTGTTCCTGCCGGTGAACGGCGATTGGAGTCACAAGTTTGCAGTGCCGGATAATACCATACCTTCTTTGAAAATGGGGGGTAATTTTGCATACGATGCATCGTCGAACTTCCCCGGCCCGGATGCTTCGGGTACTTACAAATTTGTGGTAAGGTTTATAGACAATAGTTATACGGTTACCAAGCAATAGCAAGCAGTGTTTTTGGTTGAAAGAAGGGGGCATTTATGCCCCCTTTCTCATGAAAACAGGTGCTGACTTGTTATCAAACATTACATTCCTTACATTGCACCATTAACACCTACACGATGTTGTATTCCATGACAGGTTATGGCAGGGCTGAACAGACCCTGGTCGACAAAACTTTTCTTATCGAAGTCCGTTCACTGAACGGCAAACAGTTTGACCTCCGGTTGAATATCCCGGCGCTGTTAAAACCTTTTGAATTCGATATACGCAATTTGCTGAATGAAGGGTTGCAAAGAGGAAGTGTGGAATGTGTGATCACCATCAAACAAAACGGTGCGTCCAAACCTGTTACCATCAATACCGATCTGGCCAAAGCTTATTACCAGCCCGTATCGGAACTGGCCAATGAGCTGAAACTCCCGCACGGAGACATTCTCAGCACGATCCTGAAACTACCCGATGTCATCACCCCTTCTACTGAAACACTGAGCGATGAAGAGTGGAAAAGCTTTGAACGTTTAATGAAAGCTGCCATCGGCGATCTCAATGAGCACCGCAAAGACGAAGGCAAATCGCTTGAGGCCGACCTGCTCCTGCGGATTGCCAATATAGAAGCGCAACAACAAGCCATTCAGGCCCTGGAACCCAAGCGGAGAGCAAAGATCAAGGAAGGATTGGTTAAAGTGCTGGAAGACAATGTGGGGAAAGACAATTATGATCCCAACCGCATGGAACAGGAACTGATCTATTATATTGAAAAAATCGACATCAGCGAAGAACAGGTGCGACTGAAAAACCATTGCGATTATTTCCGTACGATACTGGAAGAAAAAGATATCAGTAAAGGGAAAAAGTTATCGTTCATATTGCAGGAACTCGGAAGAGAGATCAATACCACCGGTTCCAAAGCCTACGACTCACAGATGCAGCAATGTGTGATACTGATGAAAGATGAGCTGGAGAAGGCCAAGGAACAGGTATTGAATGTGTTGTAGCTTGCCCGTATCTTTGAAAAAAAATCTCCTTGAACAAACTCCCCATATTGCTGGTTGCCCTGGGCCTTTTGTTATTGCAGGCCTGCGATACACTGGATGTTTATGAAAAGATGGCTTTTTTCCCGCAACATGAATGGAAAAGCAGCCAGAAACCCGGGTTCAGCTTTCAAATAGAAGATACTACATCGACTTATAATATCTATGTAGTGATCAGGCATGAAGACGCTTACCGCTACAACAATATCTGGCTGAACGTAATCACACAAGCGCCGTTGGATACGGCCAGGACGCAGATGCTGAACCTCACCCTGGCCAATAATGCCAAGGGCTGGCTGGGAGCAGGTATGGGCGATGTGTTTGATCATCGCATCCTCATCACCCGCCATCCCGTGAAACTGAAAAAAGGGAATTATGTCTTCACCCTGCAACAGGCCATGCGCGAAGACCCCCTGCAATATGTACTGAATGCAGGCATACGTGTTGAAAAAACCAAGCCATGAGTTTTTTTAGATCAAAAAAACTGGCCATTGTAACAGTGGTATATTGGTTCCTGCTGCTGTATATGATAGCAGCCCTGTCGTGGTGGTTCATTGCATTGGAGAAACAAAACAAAGAGATCAGCACCATCAGGCTCCAGGAACTTAAAAAAGACGACCCTGCTTATTTTGCTAAAGCAGTACAGATCGGAGAAGCGAAGAATCGCAAAACATCACAATACATTGGAGAAGGCATGACCTTCCTGGCGTTGGTAGTATTGGGCGCCGTATTCGTATTCCGTACCGCACGTAAACAAATCCGCTTTGTACAGCAACAACAGAACTTCATGATGGCTGTTACCCATGAACTGAAAACACCCATCGCCGTTACACGTTTGAACCTGGAAACTTTACAACGAAGAAAGCTGGACGAAGGGAAGCAAGAACAACTCATCAGCAATAGCCTCCAGGAAACCAACAGGCTGAACGCCCTGTGCAATAATATGCTGCTGGCAGCCCAACTGGAATCGGGTGTTAATTTCACCACGCAACCCGAACTCAATTTCACAGACCTGTTAGAGGGCTGTATCGATGATTTTAAAAACCGGTTCCCCAGCCGCGAAATCAAAGAGGAGATAGAAGAAGGGGTTTACCTGAAAGGAGAAGACCTGCTGTTGCAGATGCTGGTCAATAACCTGGTAGAGAATGCAATGAAATATTCACTGCCTGCTTCTGCCATCACAGTGAAGCTGGCTGCATCGGATGACGAAGTACTGTTGGCCGTGACAGATGAAGGCAGCGGCATCCCCGATACAGAGCGGAAAAAGATATTCAATAAATTTTACCGCATAGGGAATGAGAATACCCGCTCTGCCAAGGGTACGGGGCTTGGATTGTACCTCTGCGCAAAAATTGCCGAACGGCACAATGGCTCCATATCTGTGACCCATAACCAGCCGCAAGGCAGTATTTTTACAGTATTATTCCAGACCTGATCCGTGACCGTTCAAAAGACCGAAACAAATGAAAGATCATAAAGCGAGCATATTGCTGGTGGAAGATGAAGAACATCTTCATGAAACACTCAAGCTGAACCTGGAGCTGGAAGGTTATGAAGTGAGCTCTGCTTTTAACGGCACGGAAGCCCTCAAAAAAGTAGGCAACGAATATTTTGATCTCATCATCATGGACATCATGCTGCCTGAGATCGATGGTATCAGCGTAACGGAAAGCATACGCATCAACCACAACGAAGTGCCCATATTGATCCTGAGTGCCAAGAATACGGGCAGCGACCGTGTACTGGGATTGAAAAAAGGGGCCGATGATTATCTTACCAAACCTTTTAACCTGGAAGAACTGTTCCTGCGGATTGAAAAGCTGATCGAGAAAAATAAAAAGTTGCAGGAAAAAGAAACAGTAGGGGATAACTATGAATTCGGCGGCAATCAAATCGATTTCAAAGCTCAGGATGCAGTTGCATGGAATGGAGAAAGGATTGAGCTGAGCAGGAAAGAAGCTATGTTGTTGAAGTTGCTGGTTGAGAACAAAGGAGAAGTAGTTACCCGCGAAAAAATATTACAGGTAGTATGGGGTTATAATGTATATCCCACCACCCGAACGATCGATAATTTCATCCTCAGCTTCCGGAAATACTTTGAACAGGATAGCCGGAACCCCCGCCATTTTCACTCGGTAAGGGGAGTGGGTTATAAGTATACCGACTAAACAATTTTTTCTCTCCTTTTACGTTATGTTTGTCACAAACCGAACCTGACAATGTCATTGCAAACGATCATAGATTTCCTGGAGCCTGTAAGTATTGCACAACTTTCCAATGATGAAGGGTTCAGAGATACCCAACTGGGTAGACATATAGCAGTATACGATGAAGTGTTCCCCGATATCGACAATGCAGATCTCGTACTCGTTGGCTGCGGAGAAATGAGGGGAGCCGGTATCCAGTTCACCCATACAGACGCACCCGATGCCATTCGTAATGAATATTATAAACTGTTTCACTGGCATACCGATGTGAATGTGGCAGATATAGGCAACGTAAAATGCGGGGCCAGTTTGCAGGACAGTTACGCCGCCCTGCGCATGGTAGTGAACGAGCTGATTGCCCTGAACAAAAAAGTAGTGATACTGGGCGGGTCGCACGACCTCACCATGGCACAATATGCTGCGTACGGGCCGCTGAACAGGATCATCGATACGGTATGTGTGGATGCGCGGATGGACCTTGATATGGAGAGCGTATTACCCGCCGATCATTTTCTGGTAGACTTGTTTACAGGCACACCTAATCATCTGCGGCATTACACGCATATTGGTTTTCAAAGCTATTTCCTGCATCCGCAGATGCTGGAAACGATTGATAAATTACGCTTCGATTGTTACCGCGTTGGAAAAGTGAAAGAACATATCGAAGAGATGGAACCTTCGATCCGCAACAGCGAGCTGTTCAGCTTCGATATCGCTGCTATACAACATTCGCATGCACCGGCCAACTACCTCAGTCCGAATGGATTCAATGGAGAAGAAGCCTGTACGCTCATGCAATATGCAGGTATGAGCCATATCTGTAACAGCATTGGCATCTATGGTTATGTAACCTCCCAGGACGTGCAGCAACTCACGGCGAAGCAGATATCACACATGCTTTGGTACCTGATGGATGGTATCAGCAAAGGCAAAAAAGAGGCCATGCTCACCGAAAGGACTGAGTTCAATGAATTCACTATGGCTTTTGCAGAAGTGGAAACGGTGTTCCTGCAAAGCAAACGCACAGGCCGCTGGTGGATGCAATTGCACGACGGACAGTATGTGGCTTGCAGTTACCGCGATTACCTTACTGCCGGTAACAATGATATTCCTGAAAGATGGCTTCGTGCTGCTGAAAGAAGTTGATAGGCGCGATTATTTTCCGAACATCCTGTCGAGATAATCTTCCTTGAATTCCAGGAAAGTGGGACTGCCTGTAGGCGTTGCATTCGGACTGCTGCAGGCAAACAGTTCTTCCACTAATGCGAGCATCTCTTGTTGTGATAGAGACTGACCGGCTTTGATGGCTTGTTGTCTGGCCATGCATCGCACCAGTTTCTCACGTTTACTGAATTTGATATCGCTGCTGAAATGTTTGAACTGTTCTATGAGCAGTTCAATGGCATGCTTTTCATTGCCGGGCACTATATCTGCCGGAATGCCCTGTATCACAAAACTATTGTTGCCAAAGGGTTCTACCTCGTAGCCGATGCTTTGCAGATCGGACAGGAGATCCTGCAACAGTGCGGCATCAGCTGCTGGTAATTCTAATGTAACGGGGAACAGGCTTTTTTGTGTGGGTATTTTGTTGCTGTGTGCTGCCGTGCTGTAACGGTCGTACAATATCCGTTCATGTGCCAGTTGCTGGTGCACCAGGATAAAACCGCTGAGGGTAGAAGCAATGATATACGTGTTGTGCAATTGCAACAAAGGCGTATCAGGTATTACCACCCATTTTTTAGGTTCTTCAATAACAGGTGCAGTAACAGGTTGGGCAGGTTGAATGAAAAATTCTTTCCACGCTTTCAGTTCACTTTTGTTTTCTTTTTCAATAAAATGCGCCTGGTTCTTCTGCGTGAAAGTCCTGTAGAGACTGGAAGAAACAGCCGCATCTTTTTGATCGGTCGTGAAGGGCTTGCTCACGGCATCGAGCTGTTGTATCTCCTGGTTCAGGGTAAAATCAAGTGAAGGAGCGATGCTGAACTGTGCCAGCGCGTGTTTAACAGCGGCCTGTACAAAAGCATAAATGATCTTTTCGTCTTCGAACTTGATCTCCTGCTTGGTAGGATGCACGTTGATATCTACCTGAGCAGGATCAAGCTCGATATAAATAACATAACCAGGAAAACTGTCTTTGGCGATCAATCCTTCAAAAGCCGTATTAACCGCATGGTTGAGGTAAGCGCTTTTGATGAAGCGGTTGTTGACAAAGAAGTACTGGTCGCCACGCGTCTTGCGTGCTGTTTCCGGTTTGCCCACAAAACCGTAAATGTTCATGTAATCGGTCTGCTCTGAAACACTTACCAGCTTTGCATTGTATTGATTGCCCAATACCTGTACGATGCGTTGTTTGAGGCTGCCCGGTTCCAGGTGGAATACTTCCTGGCCGTTGCTGGTGAGTGAA
Coding sequences within it:
- a CDS encoding arginase family protein, with the translated sequence MSLQTIIDFLEPVSIAQLSNDEGFRDTQLGRHIAVYDEVFPDIDNADLVLVGCGEMRGAGIQFTHTDAPDAIRNEYYKLFHWHTDVNVADIGNVKCGASLQDSYAALRMVVNELIALNKKVVILGGSHDLTMAQYAAYGPLNRIIDTVCVDARMDLDMESVLPADHFLVDLFTGTPNHLRHYTHIGFQSYFLHPQMLETIDKLRFDCYRVGKVKEHIEEMEPSIRNSELFSFDIAAIQHSHAPANYLSPNGFNGEEACTLMQYAGMSHICNSIGIYGYVTSQDVQQLTAKQISHMLWYLMDGISKGKKEAMLTERTEFNEFTMAFAEVETVFLQSKRTGRWWMQLHDGQYVACSYRDYLTAGNNDIPERWLRAAERS
- a CDS encoding gliding motility lipoprotein GldH: MNKLPILLVALGLLLLQACDTLDVYEKMAFFPQHEWKSSQKPGFSFQIEDTTSTYNIYVVIRHEDAYRYNNIWLNVITQAPLDTARTQMLNLTLANNAKGWLGAGMGDVFDHRILITRHPVKLKKGNYVFTLQQAMREDPLQYVLNAGIRVEKTKP
- a CDS encoding SusE domain-containing protein, which codes for MKYFAKLSFLAVLLIGFFTACEKKVGDLPYYQPGTAVTLSSSSSTVAAAPADSSKVALTLTWSNPKYSVDSSTVKYIVEIDSSGRNFSKSVSRIISGSLTTSFTAKDLNAILLGYGFSFGVAYDMDIRITSSYANNNELLRSNVIKVKMTPYKIPPKVTPPASGRLFIVGSATAGGWNNPVPAPTQEFTKIDSVTYGGIFNLTGGNEYLLLPVNGDWSHKFSVADKTVAGLNAGGSFGADLNDNIPGPATSGMYKIIVDFQAGKFTVTPYTGVLPANLFIVGDATPGGWNNPVPVPGQQFAQVNSTQFELTLSLTGGKQYLFLPVNGDWSHKFAVPDNTIPSLKMGGNFAYDASSNFPGPDASGTYKFVVRFIDNSYTVTKQ
- a CDS encoding sensor histidine kinase KdpD gives rise to the protein MSFFRSKKLAIVTVVYWFLLLYMIAALSWWFIALEKQNKEISTIRLQELKKDDPAYFAKAVQIGEAKNRKTSQYIGEGMTFLALVVLGAVFVFRTARKQIRFVQQQQNFMMAVTHELKTPIAVTRLNLETLQRRKLDEGKQEQLISNSLQETNRLNALCNNMLLAAQLESGVNFTTQPELNFTDLLEGCIDDFKNRFPSREIKEEIEEGVYLKGEDLLLQMLVNNLVENAMKYSLPASAITVKLAASDDEVLLAVTDEGSGIPDTERKKIFNKFYRIGNENTRSAKGTGLGLYLCAKIAERHNGSISVTHNQPQGSIFTVLFQT
- a CDS encoding YicC/YloC family endoribonuclease; this translates as MLYSMTGYGRAEQTLVDKTFLIEVRSLNGKQFDLRLNIPALLKPFEFDIRNLLNEGLQRGSVECVITIKQNGASKPVTINTDLAKAYYQPVSELANELKLPHGDILSTILKLPDVITPSTETLSDEEWKSFERLMKAAIGDLNEHRKDEGKSLEADLLLRIANIEAQQQAIQALEPKRRAKIKEGLVKVLEDNVGKDNYDPNRMEQELIYYIEKIDISEEQVRLKNHCDYFRTILEEKDISKGKKLSFILQELGREINTTGSKAYDSQMQQCVILMKDELEKAKEQVLNVL
- the mutL gene encoding DNA mismatch repair endonuclease MutL — its product is MADIIQLLPDNIANQIAAGEVIQRPGSAVKELLENAVDAGATEIRLLVADAGKALVQVIDNGKGMSPADARMAFERHATSKIREIDDLFRIKTMGFRGEALASIAAVAQVEIKTRRQEDELGTFVEIENSLVIKQEPCSTQAGTNISMKNLFFNVPARRNFLKSNAAELRHIIDEFIRVAMAFPHIFFSLTSNGQEVFHLEPGSLKQRIVQVLGNQYNAKLVSVSEQTDYMNIYGFVGKPETARKTRGDQYFFVNNRFIKSAYLNHAVNTAFEGLIAKDSFPGYVIYIELDPAQVDINVHPTKQEIKFEDEKIIYAFVQAAVKHALAQFSIAPSLDFTLNQEIQQLDAVSKPFTTDQKDAAVSSSLYRTFTQKNQAHFIEKENKSELKAWKEFFIQPAQPVTAPVIEEPKKWVVIPDTPLLQLHNTYIIASTLSGFILVHQQLAHERILYDRYSTAAHSNKIPTQKSLFPVTLELPAADAALLQDLLSDLQSIGYEVEPFGNNSFVIQGIPADIVPGNEKHAIELLIEQFKHFSSDIKFSKREKLVRCMARQQAIKAGQSLSQQEMLALVEELFACSSPNATPTGSPTFLEFKEDYLDRMFGK
- a CDS encoding response regulator transcription factor; translation: MKDHKASILLVEDEEHLHETLKLNLELEGYEVSSAFNGTEALKKVGNEYFDLIIMDIMLPEIDGISVTESIRINHNEVPILILSAKNTGSDRVLGLKKGADDYLTKPFNLEELFLRIEKLIEKNKKLQEKETVGDNYEFGGNQIDFKAQDAVAWNGERIELSRKEAMLLKLLVENKGEVVTREKILQVVWGYNVYPTTRTIDNFILSFRKYFEQDSRNPRHFHSVRGVGYKYTD